The following proteins are encoded in a genomic region of Galbibacter sp. BG1:
- the mdh gene encoding malate dehydrogenase — translation MKVTVVGAGAVGASCAEYIAIKDFASEVVILDIKEGFAEGKAMDLMQTASLNGFDTKITGTTGDYSKTAGSDIAVITSGIPRKPGMTREELIGINAGIVKDVSSSLIKHSPDVTIIVVSNPMDTMTYLVHKTTGLPKNKIIGMGGALDSARFKYRLAEALEAPISDVDGMVIGGHSDTGMLPLTRLATRNSVPVTEFLAEDRLEQVKEDTKVGGATLTKLLGTSAWYAPGAAVSGLVQAIACDQKKMFPCSTFLDGEYGLSDICIGAPVILGKNGIEKIVEIELTDAEKEKLKESAEGVRKTNGLLEL, via the coding sequence ATGAAAGTTACAGTTGTAGGAGCAGGAGCTGTTGGTGCTAGCTGCGCCGAGTACATCGCGATTAAAGATTTTGCATCGGAAGTGGTAATATTGGACATTAAAGAAGGTTTTGCCGAGGGTAAAGCAATGGATTTAATGCAGACAGCTTCTTTAAATGGTTTCGATACTAAAATTACGGGAACTACAGGAGATTATTCTAAAACAGCAGGTTCTGATATTGCTGTAATTACAAGTGGTATTCCACGTAAACCAGGGATGACGCGTGAAGAACTTATTGGTATTAACGCAGGAATCGTAAAAGATGTATCCAGCAGTTTAATAAAGCATTCTCCAGATGTAACTATTATCGTGGTTAGTAACCCAATGGATACCATGACATACTTGGTACACAAAACAACTGGACTTCCAAAAAATAAAATTATAGGAATGGGCGGGGCTTTAGACAGTGCCCGTTTTAAATATCGTTTAGCAGAAGCTTTAGAAGCTCCTATTTCTGATGTTGACGGAATGGTTATAGGCGGCCACAGTGATACTGGAATGCTTCCATTAACACGTTTGGCTACACGAAACAGTGTTCCTGTTACAGAATTTTTAGCAGAAGATCGTCTAGAACAAGTTAAAGAGGACACTAAAGTTGGTGGTGCTACACTTACAAAATTATTAGGAACCAGCGCTTGGTACGCTCCCGGTGCAGCTGTTTCTGGATTGGTTCAAGCAATTGCGTGCGACCAGAAAAAAATGTTCCCATGTTCTACGTTTTTGGACGGAGAATACGGACTTTCTGATATCTGTATTGGTGCCCCAGTAATCCTTGGAAAAAACGGTATCGAAAAGATTGTTGAAATCGAGCTTACAGATGCCGAAAAAGAAAAACTTAAAGAAAGTGCTGAAGGGGTTAGAAAAACCAACGGACTTTTAGAGTTGTAG